From the Chloroflexus aurantiacus J-10-fl genome, one window contains:
- a CDS encoding ATP-dependent Clp protease adaptor ClpS — MSTEQPAVTVRPAVSFAVASDEELERPYRVIVQNDDVTPMDFVVIVLRVFFGLDLARAEQVMLTAHYEGRALVTVLPLQEAQERVYQAHHAAREAGYPLTFYLEPDEQ, encoded by the coding sequence ATGTCAACTGAACAACCAGCAGTCACCGTGCGGCCTGCCGTCTCATTTGCGGTTGCCAGCGATGAGGAACTTGAACGGCCGTACCGGGTTATTGTTCAGAACGACGACGTGACTCCCATGGATTTTGTCGTCATCGTGTTGCGTGTCTTTTTCGGGCTTGATCTGGCCCGTGCCGAACAGGTGATGCTTACTGCCCATTATGAAGGGCGTGCGCTGGTAACGGTACTCCCGTTGCAAGAAGCGCAAGAGCGTGTCTATCAGGCTCATCATGCAGCCCGCGAGGCCGGCTACCCGTTAACCTTTTATCTTGAGCCTGATGAACAGTAA
- a CDS encoding VWA domain-containing protein: MVLSVVEPAALWLFVLAIPLLGLIWLGRTDLHRRLGRVRLWLLVVVRCLILAALVLAVAGLQIGRPVNATATVFLLDVSDSVSPAQRVATFDFIEQAVATADPDDRMAVIVFGARAMVERVAEPPRPLNRIDALVAGSRTNIEDAIQLGLAILPDAMHRRLVLISDGGENAGQALTAARLAAARGVPIEVVILSAERGPDALITALQAPTTADINQNIPLTVQIESEVEGAATVQLIADGQLLAEQSVTVTPGRNQIAFSVPARESGFRRFEARLIAPFDTQPANNRAVAFTFVSGPPRVLLLTVGPEQALALAEAWRAGGIEVTVQTPMQAPANPLDLRSFDAIALVDTPANAVSLALQRTLTTYVRDLGGGLLFIGGPQSFGAGGWRRSLLESLFPVSLDPPSREERFDLALTLVIDRSGSMSELVDGLRTQLDLAREAAFQASLGLSRQDQLSIIAFDSVADVILPLQPLPDLATIEDALSRLSAGGGTNIRSGMALAAETIATADARIRHVILLTDGVSETEYADLVANLRAQGVTVSTVAIGLNTDPELERVAQIGGGKYYVVRQAEALPQILLEETVRVANRDLVEEPFTPALALPTPWLRNFSALPPLQGRNVVAERSISRVLLVADDGSPLLATAQIGVGRVLAWASDMTGHWATAWLSWSAFPRFAAGLVSEVLPLNSDDYLSLSATVTADRVEIDLQARDRSGLPVELGEIRSRISGLADEVVPDFVQIAPGRYRAITTIDQMGAYLVQVSATDRNGMPLGTVATGLTVNYSPEYGQFAANPGLMTELAALTGGQVNPPPDLIFAPTERSVYEVWPVTMPLIWLALALLPVDIALRRLFVAVPDWRPVVIRRPQRKPPEAKPSSSAPAPTSTLPQSDEERIAALLAAKRRRRRDE; encoded by the coding sequence ATGGTGCTGAGCGTTGTTGAGCCGGCAGCATTATGGCTGTTTGTGCTCGCCATTCCTCTGCTTGGGCTGATCTGGCTGGGTCGTACTGATCTCCACCGTCGCCTTGGGCGTGTGCGATTATGGTTGCTGGTGGTGGTACGTTGTCTGATCCTGGCAGCGCTCGTATTGGCCGTGGCCGGCCTTCAGATCGGTCGACCGGTGAATGCTACCGCCACGGTTTTTCTGCTCGATGTTAGCGACTCAGTCTCACCTGCCCAACGGGTAGCAACATTCGATTTTATTGAGCAGGCGGTGGCTACCGCCGATCCCGACGACCGTATGGCCGTGATCGTGTTTGGCGCACGAGCAATGGTCGAGCGCGTGGCCGAACCGCCCCGTCCACTGAACCGGATCGACGCGCTGGTAGCCGGTTCACGCACCAATATTGAAGACGCCATCCAATTGGGACTGGCAATTTTGCCCGATGCGATGCATCGACGGCTGGTGTTGATCTCGGATGGCGGTGAGAATGCAGGTCAGGCGTTAACAGCCGCTCGTTTGGCGGCTGCCCGTGGCGTTCCGATTGAGGTCGTCATCCTGTCGGCGGAGCGCGGCCCTGATGCGCTGATCACGGCCTTACAGGCACCGACGACGGCTGACATCAATCAGAACATTCCGCTAACTGTTCAGATTGAAAGTGAAGTCGAGGGCGCGGCGACGGTGCAGTTGATCGCTGATGGTCAGTTGCTGGCCGAACAGTCCGTGACGGTGACACCCGGTCGCAATCAGATTGCATTTTCTGTACCGGCACGCGAGAGTGGGTTTCGCCGCTTTGAAGCGCGTCTGATTGCTCCCTTCGATACCCAGCCGGCCAACAATCGGGCGGTGGCATTTACCTTTGTCAGTGGCCCACCGCGCGTGTTGTTGTTAACGGTGGGACCGGAACAGGCACTGGCACTGGCCGAAGCATGGCGTGCCGGAGGGATTGAGGTGACGGTGCAGACACCGATGCAGGCGCCGGCCAATCCACTCGATTTGCGCTCCTTCGATGCGATTGCTCTAGTTGACACACCGGCGAACGCGGTTTCGCTGGCACTTCAGCGCACCCTGACGACCTACGTGCGCGATCTGGGCGGTGGACTGCTGTTCATTGGTGGCCCCCAATCGTTCGGCGCCGGAGGCTGGCGTCGTTCTCTGCTCGAGTCGTTATTTCCGGTTTCGCTTGATCCGCCATCGCGCGAGGAACGCTTCGATCTGGCGCTGACGCTGGTCATCGACCGCAGCGGGAGTATGAGCGAACTCGTGGACGGTTTGCGCACCCAACTCGATCTGGCCCGTGAAGCGGCATTTCAAGCGAGCCTTGGGTTATCGCGTCAGGATCAGCTCTCGATTATCGCCTTCGATAGCGTTGCCGATGTGATTTTACCGTTGCAACCACTCCCTGATCTGGCGACAATTGAAGATGCGCTGAGTCGATTATCTGCCGGTGGCGGCACAAATATTCGTAGCGGAATGGCACTGGCAGCCGAGACCATTGCCACGGCTGATGCCCGGATTCGACATGTGATCCTCTTGACCGATGGTGTCTCCGAGACTGAATATGCCGATCTGGTTGCCAACCTGCGCGCACAAGGGGTTACGGTCAGTACGGTGGCGATTGGTCTGAATACCGATCCAGAACTCGAACGAGTGGCGCAGATCGGTGGCGGTAAATACTACGTTGTTCGTCAAGCCGAAGCTCTGCCACAGATTCTGCTGGAAGAGACTGTCCGGGTGGCGAATCGCGATCTGGTAGAAGAGCCTTTCACACCTGCACTTGCATTACCGACACCATGGCTGCGCAATTTCAGCGCTTTGCCACCACTGCAAGGGCGGAATGTCGTTGCCGAACGGTCAATCAGTCGGGTGCTCCTGGTCGCCGATGACGGATCGCCGCTCCTGGCGACGGCCCAGATCGGTGTTGGGCGGGTGCTGGCCTGGGCAAGTGATATGACCGGACATTGGGCGACTGCATGGTTATCCTGGTCAGCATTTCCCCGTTTTGCCGCCGGATTGGTGTCTGAAGTACTCCCACTCAATAGTGATGATTATCTATCGCTCAGCGCAACGGTAACCGCAGATCGAGTTGAAATTGACCTTCAGGCCCGTGATCGCAGTGGATTGCCTGTTGAATTGGGCGAGATTCGCAGTCGCATTAGTGGCCTGGCCGATGAAGTCGTGCCAGATTTTGTGCAGATCGCGCCTGGACGGTATCGTGCGATCACCACCATCGATCAGATGGGAGCGTATCTGGTACAGGTGAGTGCAACTGACCGCAACGGGATGCCGCTCGGCACGGTTGCCACCGGTCTGACGGTGAACTACTCACCGGAGTATGGACAGTTTGCGGCGAATCCTGGCCTCATGACCGAACTTGCAGCATTGACCGGTGGTCAGGTTAATCCGCCGCCAGACCTGATCTTTGCTCCAACAGAACGTTCGGTGTACGAGGTCTGGCCGGTAACCATGCCTCTAATCTGGCTGGCACTGGCATTATTGCCAGTAGACATTGCGCTACGTCGACTCTTTGTCGCAGTGCCCGACTGGCGTCCTGTTGTCATCCGCCGACCGCAGCGCAAACCACCGGAGGCGAAACCATCTTCATCAGCGCCAGCCCCAACCTCTACCTTACCGCAAAGCGACGAAGAGCGGATTGCCGCACTACTGGCAGCGAAACGACGCCGTCGCCGGGATGAGTGA
- a CDS encoding choice-of-anchor I family protein, whose product MYLRKLTTFVIAVLLLVVIFPLPVLASSIHPTFTLLATYSTGLGEASAETVAVSNNRLYVTNSADNSLDIVELSDTPSLTRTNRIDLSAYGAGPNSVAVRGNLVVVAVEADPKTDPGSVVFFDAQGQFINQVQVGVLPDMLTFTPDGARLLVANEGEPNDDYTIDPYGTISVIPVDGDISALTDADVISIGFADFEISGARRSQFDTDTRIFGPTAGDPDAVQKNLEPEYITVTADSQTAYVTLQENNAIARINLQTSSVEWVRSLGLKNHLLAGNGLDASDRDNAINIANWPVYGMYQPDAIASYTVGSQLYLVTVNEGDARAYSGFNEEVRLGSNSYQLDPTEFPNATALKANTALGRLTVSNASGDFDNDGQFDQIHVFGARSFSIWNGNGELVFDSGDQIERIVAATYPEFFNSNNDENDFDSRSDNKGPEPEGLTLGVIGGRTYAFVALERQGGAMIFDVSTPDMPTFVQYVNNRTFSGDTVGPDSGPEIVLFIPANQSPTGRALLFLANEITGTVSIYEAGWRVFMPIIQRS is encoded by the coding sequence ATGTATCTACGCAAATTGACCACGTTCGTCATTGCTGTGCTGTTGCTCGTTGTGATTTTTCCACTGCCCGTCCTCGCGTCATCAATCCACCCCACATTCACGCTTCTTGCTACGTATTCAACCGGTCTTGGCGAAGCTTCTGCTGAAACTGTTGCGGTCAGCAACAATCGCTTGTACGTAACGAATAGCGCCGATAACTCACTCGATATCGTCGAGCTCAGCGATACCCCCAGTCTGACTCGCACCAATCGTATCGATCTCTCTGCCTACGGTGCTGGACCGAATAGTGTTGCAGTACGGGGCAATCTGGTTGTGGTGGCAGTTGAAGCTGATCCGAAAACCGATCCCGGCTCGGTGGTCTTTTTTGATGCCCAGGGACAGTTCATCAATCAGGTTCAGGTTGGTGTATTACCTGATATGTTGACATTCACCCCGGATGGCGCACGCCTGTTAGTTGCCAACGAAGGCGAGCCAAATGATGACTACACGATTGATCCCTATGGAACAATCAGTGTTATCCCAGTCGACGGTGATATTTCAGCCTTGACCGATGCTGATGTCATTAGTATAGGCTTTGCCGATTTCGAGATTAGCGGTGCCCGACGGAGTCAATTTGATACGGATACCCGCATCTTTGGGCCAACTGCAGGTGATCCTGATGCAGTGCAAAAGAATCTGGAGCCTGAATATATCACGGTAACTGCTGACAGCCAGACTGCGTATGTTACCCTCCAGGAGAATAATGCCATTGCCAGAATTAACCTGCAAACTTCCAGTGTCGAGTGGGTGCGCTCACTCGGTTTAAAGAATCATCTGCTGGCCGGCAATGGATTGGATGCCAGTGACAGGGATAATGCCATCAACATTGCTAACTGGCCGGTTTACGGTATGTACCAACCGGATGCAATTGCCTCCTACACGGTTGGAAGTCAGTTGTATCTGGTAACTGTTAATGAGGGCGATGCACGAGCTTACAGTGGTTTTAATGAAGAGGTGCGCCTGGGAAGCAACAGTTATCAGCTCGATCCTACCGAATTTCCGAATGCAACTGCACTGAAAGCAAACACAGCCCTGGGCCGCCTGACTGTTAGTAATGCGAGTGGTGATTTCGACAACGATGGTCAATTTGACCAGATTCACGTATTTGGTGCTCGTTCCTTCTCGATCTGGAACGGTAACGGCGAGTTAGTATTCGACAGTGGCGACCAGATTGAGAGGATCGTTGCTGCAACGTATCCTGAATTTTTCAACAGTAACAATGATGAAAACGACTTTGATAGCCGGAGCGATAACAAAGGTCCCGAACCAGAGGGGCTGACGCTTGGTGTGATCGGCGGTCGAACCTACGCATTTGTCGCACTGGAACGGCAGGGTGGTGCTATGATCTTCGATGTGAGCACACCTGACATGCCGACATTCGTGCAATATGTCAACAATCGCACCTTCAGCGGTGACACTGTTGGTCCGGATAGTGGCCCAGAAATCGTTCTCTTCATACCGGCAAACCAGAGTCCAACCGGACGGGCATTACTTTTCCTGGCCAATGAGATTACCGGGACAGTCAGCATATACGAGGCAGGCTGGCGAGTCTTTATGCCAATTATTCAGCGCTCATAA
- a CDS encoding serine hydrolase: MNLRPRLFAIALICMAFIAGCTSTPRASMPSEPVLAAAPTQPVIPTPLPTPVPVYADGTEVAGVPIGGLTVAEAEAALSSALSARVTPLRLVAGAYTQTIEPTAINLHADPAALLAAAAPALGSSTPVRVPLQLSFDETALREQMTTFAAESALPPQVTVITSTDVLSRSFAYIPGRAIDLDRSLEIVSGLLRRGRATEPIALTLWPTTEQPRASLEQLTTQLEEMAEAWDGVAGVYLYDLATGAEVAVNARSVFPGASTIKTAIMLYAYTKLETFTERQWRRMRLMIIESDNLAANDILAAGAGGTGTDLAFRGAEEMSDMLADLGLEYLYLYVPYESTDYIRLYNVRYRCGPRDPVGEPPYTETGCALRATPYAIGQIYRMIDECARGEGVLLEKFELLNPDRCQEMLDLLAENGDNSRMVAGLPEGVRVEHKSGWIDNTQADAGIVRSPGGDYVLAVYVYKPLGDRAAWPDSLLGGAIADFSRLVYTAYNPIQIDPASQGDTP; this comes from the coding sequence ATGAATCTCCGGCCCCGTTTGTTTGCCATTGCCCTGATTTGCATGGCTTTCATTGCCGGGTGTACATCAACACCTCGTGCTTCAATGCCCTCTGAACCGGTGCTGGCTGCTGCGCCGACGCAACCGGTGATCCCTACCCCGCTTCCGACACCTGTACCGGTCTACGCCGACGGCACTGAAGTTGCCGGTGTGCCGATTGGTGGCTTGACGGTTGCAGAGGCAGAAGCAGCACTGAGCAGTGCGCTGTCGGCGAGGGTAACGCCGCTGCGACTGGTTGCCGGTGCATATACGCAGACAATTGAGCCGACGGCAATTAATCTGCACGCCGACCCGGCTGCATTGCTGGCTGCGGCAGCGCCGGCGTTGGGGAGTAGTACGCCGGTACGTGTACCACTCCAGCTTAGCTTCGATGAAACAGCCCTCCGTGAGCAGATGACGACGTTTGCTGCCGAGTCGGCTCTGCCACCCCAGGTCACAGTTATCACGTCAACTGACGTGTTGTCACGGAGCTTTGCCTACATTCCCGGCCGGGCGATTGATCTCGACCGCTCGCTGGAGATTGTGAGCGGCTTGCTACGCCGTGGACGGGCAACCGAACCGATTGCGCTGACTCTTTGGCCGACTACCGAACAGCCGCGTGCTTCGCTTGAACAACTTACCACCCAGCTCGAAGAAATGGCTGAGGCATGGGATGGTGTGGCTGGGGTTTATCTGTATGATCTCGCCACCGGCGCTGAAGTCGCGGTGAATGCGCGCAGTGTCTTCCCCGGCGCCAGCACGATCAAGACGGCTATTATGCTCTATGCCTACACGAAACTTGAAACCTTTACCGAACGCCAGTGGCGGCGCATGCGCCTCATGATCATCGAGAGTGACAACCTGGCGGCAAATGACATACTGGCTGCCGGCGCCGGTGGTACCGGTACCGATCTAGCATTTCGCGGTGCCGAAGAGATGAGTGATATGCTGGCCGATCTTGGTCTGGAATATCTCTATCTCTACGTCCCTTACGAGTCGACCGATTACATCCGGCTGTACAACGTCAGGTATCGCTGTGGGCCAAGAGACCCGGTCGGCGAGCCGCCGTATACCGAGACCGGTTGCGCACTGCGGGCAACTCCTTACGCTATCGGGCAGATCTACCGCATGATTGACGAGTGTGCACGCGGTGAAGGTGTGCTGCTTGAGAAATTTGAACTGCTCAATCCAGATCGATGTCAGGAGATGCTCGACTTGCTGGCTGAGAATGGCGACAATAGCCGGATGGTTGCCGGTCTGCCAGAGGGAGTACGGGTCGAGCACAAATCGGGATGGATTGACAACACCCAGGCTGATGCCGGGATTGTACGCTCACCCGGTGGTGATTATGTGTTGGCCGTGTACGTCTACAAGCCACTGGGAGATCGGGCAGCCTGGCCCGACTCGCTGCTCGGCGGAGCAATTGCCGATTTCAGCCGTCTTGTGTACACTGCCTACAATCCAATTCAAATTGATCCGGCTTCACAGGGAGACACACCATGA
- a CDS encoding LamG-like jellyroll fold domain-containing protein — MHRFASWLLIVSFVVIANPVHAQPTGGWSVAEFLARQPGPLKELDVDGKPAAQIIEEQSIYFGVSPFLTLALLEATAGLISDPAPPATALSHPFGLHGPTGFAEQITWVNRELRAGLGPYQQPPTIRLQDGLTLTISLDEPAEWIAMKRFLAQGRDSVTWLAAVKATAAALRTYFDGQLAPPVVVTTDVTGWLRAPWPMGTRVNHLAYFDHLYPMVDTGGDGNNEMVDYLGRRNVQYNSHDGHDYVFPDAPFSTPILAAASGTAYAFRESRGLGVVIVHPNGYETVYWHLSAFAPIFNEGNGVRVATGQQIGVSGASGVSGTPHLHFEVRRWEGGIRKQVDPYGWFGPGPDPCPAYAGCAASTWLWHPDLIGTYDFTPPDYMPPVSDTTPPIGTMRVAPPDHLRLAVSFDGHALQTVGQSIPYLSGNPRFTGGRFGQAMVSDNAIVALPTTGNLDLERGTISLWVEIPTTFPGNSLNRHYLFATSAEPEGVPVYTGTLALRRDRSGTDSRAQWTFWTVGDATSGEDLLSVPDTLSAGWHHFAVIWDAANGYKALYIDGVLVAERNNAVLPYLPGALLYIGRFSAGSPAAGVAIDDLAIFANPLSPAEIAVLATAPALSPDPVVVNEPTIRIDTNAMDDNGGIVAVTLSINGEQSDPLPYYDSYRWSLPSVEGDHVVEVSYVDRAGNTTVVSQTVTLNLPPRAGIQTEWLETDTVRLRFDSHDQDTPLDVQLSTTPDFATAAWLPLVPEIRWRWEAGETRQLFVRVRDATGLVSEPMAVPLWHQVFVPLMQR; from the coding sequence ATGCATCGCTTCGCCTCCTGGCTGCTCATCGTGAGCTTCGTTGTTATCGCCAATCCGGTCCACGCCCAGCCGACCGGTGGATGGAGCGTGGCTGAGTTTCTCGCCCGGCAGCCCGGCCCCTTGAAAGAACTCGATGTTGACGGGAAACCTGCGGCCCAGATTATCGAAGAGCAGAGCATTTACTTCGGCGTCAGTCCATTCCTTACCCTGGCCCTGCTCGAAGCAACAGCGGGTCTAATCAGCGATCCTGCTCCGCCAGCAACCGCCTTGAGTCACCCCTTCGGCCTGCACGGCCCTACCGGTTTCGCCGAACAGATCACATGGGTTAACCGGGAATTACGGGCTGGATTGGGACCGTATCAGCAACCGCCAACCATTCGATTACAAGATGGGTTGACACTCACCATCTCACTTGATGAGCCGGCTGAGTGGATTGCCATGAAGCGATTTCTGGCTCAGGGCCGTGATTCGGTGACATGGCTGGCAGCAGTGAAAGCAACCGCAGCGGCACTTCGTACCTATTTCGATGGTCAGCTCGCGCCACCTGTCGTGGTGACGACCGATGTTACCGGTTGGTTACGGGCGCCATGGCCGATGGGTACGCGGGTCAACCATCTTGCCTACTTCGATCATCTTTACCCAATGGTCGATACCGGGGGTGATGGCAACAATGAAATGGTTGACTATCTTGGCCGGCGAAACGTGCAATACAATAGCCACGATGGTCATGATTATGTTTTCCCGGATGCACCGTTCTCCACTCCGATCCTTGCTGCCGCAAGTGGTACGGCGTATGCGTTTCGTGAGTCACGGGGTCTTGGCGTTGTCATTGTTCATCCCAACGGCTACGAGACCGTCTACTGGCATTTGAGTGCATTTGCACCCATCTTCAACGAGGGCAATGGGGTGCGCGTTGCAACCGGTCAGCAGATTGGTGTGAGCGGTGCCAGTGGGGTGAGCGGAACTCCGCATCTGCACTTTGAAGTCCGGCGCTGGGAAGGGGGTATTCGCAAACAGGTTGATCCGTATGGCTGGTTCGGCCCCGGCCCCGATCCCTGCCCGGCCTACGCCGGTTGTGCAGCCAGTACCTGGCTCTGGCATCCTGATCTAATCGGCACCTACGATTTCACACCGCCTGATTACATGCCACCAGTGTCTGACACCACACCGCCAATTGGTACGATGCGTGTCGCACCGCCCGACCATCTCCGCCTTGCCGTGAGTTTCGATGGGCATGCGCTCCAGACAGTTGGTCAGAGCATCCCATACCTCAGTGGCAATCCACGCTTTACCGGCGGTCGCTTCGGTCAGGCAATGGTGAGCGACAACGCCATCGTTGCCTTACCCACGACCGGCAACCTCGATCTTGAACGAGGAACCATAAGTTTATGGGTTGAGATACCGACCACCTTCCCCGGCAATAGCCTTAATCGCCACTATCTGTTTGCGACGAGTGCCGAACCGGAAGGGGTGCCTGTCTATACTGGAACCCTGGCCCTGCGCCGGGATCGGTCTGGAACCGATAGTCGTGCGCAGTGGACGTTCTGGACGGTGGGTGATGCCACCAGCGGCGAAGACCTGCTGAGCGTACCGGATACGTTGAGTGCCGGCTGGCACCATTTTGCGGTGATCTGGGATGCTGCGAATGGGTATAAAGCCCTCTACATCGATGGCGTGTTGGTTGCCGAGCGGAATAACGCCGTCTTACCGTATCTTCCTGGTGCGCTGCTGTATATCGGACGCTTTAGCGCCGGTAGTCCCGCTGCCGGCGTGGCAATTGACGACCTGGCGATCTTTGCTAATCCCTTATCACCAGCCGAAATTGCTGTTCTTGCCACAGCACCAGCCCTGTCCCCCGATCCGGTCGTTGTCAATGAACCCACAATCCGCATTGACACCAATGCTATGGACGACAACGGTGGCATTGTTGCGGTGACGTTGAGCATTAACGGTGAGCAGAGCGATCCGTTACCGTATTACGACAGCTATCGCTGGAGTTTACCGTCAGTTGAAGGCGATCATGTGGTAGAGGTGTCCTACGTTGATCGAGCGGGAAACACGACTGTTGTATCGCAGACAGTAACGCTCAATCTGCCACCACGTGCCGGCATCCAGACTGAGTGGCTCGAAACTGACACTGTGCGATTGCGCTTCGATTCCCACGATCAAGATACACCACTGGATGTACAACTGAGTACCACCCCCGATTTCGCCACGGCAGCCTGGCTACCGCTGGTACCGGAAATCCGCTGGCGATGGGAGGCTGGCGAAACCCGCCAGCTCTTCGTCCGTGTGCGTGATGCAACAGGACTGGTTAGTGAGCCGATGGCTGTCCCGCTGTGGCATCAGGTCTTTGTGCCGTTGATGCAGCGGTGA